The following are encoded in a window of Limibacter armeniacum genomic DNA:
- a CDS encoding SDR family oxidoreductase, which produces MDNSKKTILVTGGSGYIASWILKYLLEDGHTVHATVRSLSDPKKTRHLEQLAEESPGTLKLFEANLLQEGSFEKAMQGCEIVMHTASPFQLNVKDAQKDLVDPALRGTRNVLLTANETPSVKRVVLTSSVVAIYGDAVEIEATDSKTFTEAYWNSTSSLSHQPYSYSKTLAEKEAWSIADNQSQWTLTTINPAFVMGPSISGRTDSTSVDFMLNMFNGKLKMGVPDMNFGLVDVRDVASAHILAGLKPEASGRHILCAGSLSMLEIAQILRKKYGEKFPIPKNSLPNAMLYMFGPFMGFSWKFLKYNLGYALQFDNSYSKQDLGLRYRAIEDTLNTFAENLVEEHELI; this is translated from the coding sequence ATGGATAACAGTAAAAAGACTATTCTTGTGACGGGAGGTAGTGGGTATATCGCTTCTTGGATATTGAAATACCTTCTAGAAGATGGGCATACAGTACACGCAACAGTAAGAAGCCTTTCAGATCCAAAAAAAACTAGGCACTTGGAACAGTTGGCTGAAGAAAGTCCAGGTACCTTAAAGCTTTTTGAGGCAAACTTGTTGCAGGAAGGTTCATTTGAAAAGGCTATGCAAGGGTGTGAAATCGTCATGCATACAGCTTCACCATTCCAGTTGAATGTGAAAGATGCTCAAAAAGACCTTGTGGATCCTGCATTAAGAGGGACTAGAAATGTACTTCTAACTGCAAATGAGACTCCATCAGTAAAAAGAGTAGTACTGACATCCAGTGTTGTAGCCATTTATGGAGATGCTGTTGAAATTGAAGCAACCGATAGTAAGACTTTTACAGAAGCTTATTGGAACTCTACAAGCAGTCTTTCTCATCAGCCTTACTCCTACTCCAAGACATTGGCTGAAAAAGAGGCTTGGAGTATTGCAGACAATCAGTCACAATGGACTTTGACAACTATTAACCCTGCATTTGTTATGGGGCCATCAATCTCTGGCCGTACAGATTCAACAAGTGTAGATTTCATGTTGAATATGTTCAATGGAAAATTGAAAATGGGTGTGCCTGATATGAACTTTGGTTTGGTAGATGTAAGGGATGTGGCAAGTGCACATATTTTAGCAGGACTAAAGCCAGAAGCAAGTGGTAGGCATATACTTTGTGCTGGAAGTTTATCTATGCTGGAAATAGCACAAATACTAAGAAAAAAGTATGGAGAGAAGTTTCCAATCCCTAAAAATAGTTTACCGAATGCGATGCTTTATATGTTCGGTCCTTTTATGGGCTTTTCGTGGAAGTTTCTGAAGTATAACTTGGGATATGCCTTACAGTTTGATAATAGTTATAGCAAGCAAGATCTTGGTTTGAGGTATAGGGCAATTGAGGATACGCTAAATACGTTTGCCGAAAACTTGGTAGAAGAGCACGAATTGATTTAA
- a CDS encoding porin family protein — protein sequence MKKLFFTLIAIVGLTSISLAQNVTFGVKAGANFSNITNLEMDTKIGFVAGGVASFQLSDAVAIQPEVLFSAQGAKTKEGDITAKTAFNYINIPVMAKFYLAEGFNLQVGPQLGILASAKAKVEGDGADVDVDLKDSVNSIDFGLNLGAAYELESGLYFEGRYNLGLTDTAKDNESDDTYKNSVFSIGVGYFFGK from the coding sequence ATGAAAAAATTATTTTTTACTCTGATCGCCATTGTTGGCCTTACTTCAATCTCACTTGCTCAAAACGTTACATTTGGTGTTAAAGCTGGTGCAAACTTCTCTAATATTACTAACCTAGAGATGGACACTAAAATAGGTTTTGTTGCAGGTGGTGTTGCTTCATTCCAACTTTCTGATGCAGTTGCCATCCAGCCTGAGGTACTTTTCTCAGCTCAAGGTGCTAAAACAAAAGAAGGTGATATTACAGCCAAAACTGCTTTTAACTATATCAACATCCCAGTTATGGCTAAATTCTATCTTGCTGAAGGCTTTAACCTTCAAGTAGGACCTCAATTGGGTATCTTAGCTTCTGCTAAAGCTAAAGTTGAAGGAGATGGTGCTGATGTAGATGTTGACCTAAAAGACTCTGTTAACTCTATCGACTTTGGTTTGAACCTGGGCGCTGCCTACGAACTGGAAAGTGGCTTGTACTTTGAAGGTCGTTACAACCTTGGCCTAACTGATACAGCTAAGGATAACGAAAGTGATGACACATACAAAAACTCTGTATTCTCAATTGGCGTTGGCTACTTCTTCGGTAAGTAA